TCTTCTTCGCCTATCCTGCAGTTGAGGAAATAGATACTATTGTTGAAAAGATAACAGCCGGACCTGCCGAATATGATTTTGTAGCGGACGATGGCATCGGACACCAGTTGTGGGTCATCAACGATGCTGCCGTAATCGACAGGATCGTCACACTTTTTGCTGCTATCCCGAATACCTATGTTGCCGACGGACATCATCGTACAGCTGCTGCCGCACTGGTAGGGGACGAACGCAAAAAGACCCATCCGGGCCACACGGGAGAAGAAGAATACAACTATTTCCTCGCTGTCCATTTTCCGGATAACCAGCTGAAAATTTTCGATTATAACCGTGTAGTCAAGGATTTAAACGGGCTTTCAGAAGCTGACTTCTTAAACGCGCTTGAAAAAGGCTTTACGGTTGAAGAAAAAGGGACTAAAGAATACCGTCCTTCTACTTTACATGAGTTCAGTATGTACTTAAGTGGAAAATGGTACGCACTGAAAGCGAAACCCGGCACTTACAATGACAACGACCCTATCGGATGCCTGGATGTAACCGTACTTTCCGATCTGGTTTTGAATCCCATACTGAATATCACCGATTTACGCAATTCAAAACGTATTGATTTTGTTGGCGGGATCCGTGGATTAGGCGAACTGAAACGCCGTGTCGATTCGGGGGAAATGGCCGTTG
This genomic stretch from Bacteroidales bacterium harbors:
- a CDS encoding DUF1015 family protein gives rise to the protein MAILKAFKGIRPEKDKAAKIASRPYDVLNRAEAKKEAEGNPLSFLHVIKPEIDLPETMDEHDPEVYRKGSENFQKMITEGVFNTDDKDKLYIYAQTMDGRTQYGIVGCAAVTDYMDNVIRKHELTRPDKEEDRKNHIRVSNMNYEPVFFAYPAVEEIDTIVEKITAGPAEYDFVADDGIGHQLWVINDAAVIDRIVTLFAAIPNTYVADGHHRTAAAALVGDERKKTHPGHTGEEEYNYFLAVHFPDNQLKIFDYNRVVKDLNGLSEADFLNALEKGFTVEEKGTKEYRPSTLHEFSMYLSGKWYALKAKPGTYNDNDPIGCLDVTVLSDLVLNPILNITDLRNSKRIDFVGGIRGLGELKRRVDSGEMAVAFALYPVSMKQLIDIADTGNIMPPKTTWFEPKLRSGLVVHSIV